A portion of the Staphylococcus felis genome contains these proteins:
- a CDS encoding Nif3-like dinuclear metal center hexameric protein, which yields MKIRELLEILDKKVPFNSAESWDNVGLLIGDSSNEVNGILTALDCTYDVVEEAIDLKYNTIVAHHPLIFKGVKSIINDDAYGSIIYKLIQNNINLIALHTNLDVHPNGVNAMLAHQIGLENLKVLNPQKEQFYKVQVFIPKENADTFKDALDQNGFAKESNYEYCFFNSDGTGQFKPVDNANPTLGQLNVIENVQEAKIEFMIGKSQFDKVIKIIHQYHPYEVPVFDMIPMDRLSDTGLGMIGELSESRSIETFVKHVKSALNIPSVKFTGDIHSRVKKIAIIGGAGIGFEYSAQKQGADLFITGDIKHHEALDAKTNGMNLLDINHYSEYVAKDGLVSLISEWTDYDNIRASQINTDPFKYM from the coding sequence ATGAAAATCCGAGAACTACTTGAAATACTGGATAAAAAAGTTCCTTTTAATAGTGCGGAATCATGGGATAATGTTGGACTATTAATTGGTGATTCATCAAATGAAGTGAATGGTATTTTAACTGCTTTGGATTGTACTTATGATGTGGTAGAAGAGGCTATCGATCTCAAATATAATACAATTGTTGCACATCATCCATTAATCTTTAAAGGGGTTAAATCCATTATTAACGACGACGCATATGGCTCAATCATATATAAATTAATTCAAAACAACATTAACTTAATTGCATTACATACAAACCTCGACGTACACCCAAATGGTGTCAATGCAATGTTAGCACACCAAATAGGACTTGAAAATTTAAAGGTATTAAATCCTCAAAAAGAGCAATTTTATAAAGTGCAAGTCTTTATTCCTAAAGAAAACGCAGATACTTTTAAAGACGCACTCGACCAAAATGGGTTTGCGAAAGAATCTAATTATGAATATTGCTTTTTTAATTCTGATGGGACGGGGCAATTTAAACCAGTTGATAATGCAAATCCAACATTAGGCCAACTAAATGTAATTGAAAATGTACAAGAAGCTAAAATTGAGTTTATGATAGGAAAGTCTCAATTTGATAAAGTTATTAAAATCATTCATCAATATCATCCATATGAAGTGCCTGTTTTTGATATGATACCGATGGATCGTTTGTCAGATACTGGTTTAGGAATGATAGGGGAATTATCAGAGTCGCGCTCTATCGAGACATTTGTTAAGCATGTTAAATCTGCTTTAAATATACCTAGTGTCAAATTTACAGGAGACATACATTCCCGGGTGAAGAAAATAGCAATTATTGGTGGAGCAGGGATAGGATTTGAATATTCAGCGCAAAAACAAGGAGCCGACTTGTTTATTACAGGGGATATCAAACATCATGAAGCGTTAGATGCAAAAACAAATGGAATGAATTTACTTGATATCAACCATTACAGTGAATATGTTGCAAAAGATGGCTTGGTTAGCTTAATAAGTGAGTGGACAGATTATGATAATATCAGAGCCTCACAAATTAATACAGATCCATTTAAATACATGTAG
- a CDS encoding metal ABC transporter permease, translating into MIDALLNFEFIRYSMISGLLVGLIAPLIGTFIVVRRLSLIADALSHVTLGGISFSMFLMTLTPFFSQINPIWTGILFSIVGALLIEKLRTSYKNYQEIAIPIIMSAGIGLSAIFISLADGFNQELVGLLFGSISAVSLSDLLTITMIVVIVLAFIISLYKELFILSFDTEYSQVIGVPKWIQFLFIVVVALVISASMRVIGILLVSALITLPVAIAMRWTKGFKQFIVLSILIGEFSVISGLVTAFYLDISPGGVIVVILVLLLCLTLFFQKFKSRQIKGAITNENSRSH; encoded by the coding sequence ATGATTGATGCATTATTAAATTTTGAATTCATTAGATACTCAATGATAAGCGGATTACTAGTTGGACTCATCGCACCATTAATAGGTACCTTTATAGTAGTAAGAAGGCTATCGCTTATTGCAGATGCATTAAGTCACGTTACATTAGGTGGAATTTCATTTAGTATGTTTTTGATGACATTAACGCCTTTTTTCAGTCAGATTAATCCTATTTGGACAGGTATCCTGTTTTCAATTGTAGGTGCGCTTTTAATTGAAAAATTGCGAACTTCATATAAAAATTATCAGGAAATCGCTATTCCTATTATTATGAGTGCTGGCATTGGATTAAGTGCCATTTTCATTTCTCTAGCTGATGGGTTTAACCAAGAACTTGTAGGATTGTTATTTGGATCAATTAGTGCTGTATCTTTAAGTGACTTATTGACAATTACAATGATTGTTGTGATTGTGTTGGCTTTCATTATCTCTTTATATAAAGAGCTTTTTATACTCTCATTTGATACTGAATATAGTCAAGTAATTGGTGTGCCTAAATGGATTCAATTTCTATTTATTGTTGTTGTTGCACTTGTTATTTCAGCTTCTATGCGTGTAATTGGTATTTTATTAGTGAGTGCACTGATAACATTGCCGGTAGCTATAGCAATGCGTTGGACTAAAGGATTTAAACAATTCATAGTGCTGAGTATTTTGATTGGTGAATTTTCTGTTATTTCAGGACTTGTAACTGCATTTTACTTAGATATTTCCCCAGGTGGTGTTATTGTTGTCATTTTAGTTTTATTATTATGTCTAACGCTTTTCTTTCAAAAATTTAAGTCAAGACAAATAAAAGGAGCGATTACGAATGAAAACAGTAGAAGCCATTAA
- a CDS encoding deoxyribonuclease IV: MLIGSHVSMSGKKMLEGSAIEANSYGASTFMIYTGAPQNTRRKAIEDLNIQAGQEVMKAHGLSNIVVHAPYIINIANTQKPEVFELGVNFLQNEIERTEAIGAKDIVLHPGAHVGAGADVGIKRIIEGLNEVLTNNNDVRIALETMAGKGSEIGRTFEELAQIIDGVHHNERLSICLDTCHIHDAGYNIVEDFDGVLNTFDKIIGVERIKVVHVNDSKNPLGARKDRHENIGFGHIGFDTLSYIVHHEQFKDIPKILETPYVGEDKKNKKPPYQFEIEALRNNQFDPNMKNHILTV; this comes from the coding sequence ATGTTAATTGGATCACACGTTTCAATGAGCGGTAAAAAAATGCTTGAAGGCTCAGCAATTGAAGCTAACAGCTACGGTGCATCTACGTTTATGATATACACAGGAGCACCCCAAAACACACGTCGAAAAGCAATCGAAGACCTTAACATACAAGCTGGTCAAGAGGTTATGAAAGCGCATGGCTTAAGTAATATCGTAGTCCATGCCCCGTATATCATTAATATTGCTAACACTCAAAAACCAGAAGTGTTTGAACTAGGTGTAAACTTTTTACAAAATGAAATTGAACGTACAGAAGCGATAGGCGCAAAAGACATTGTTCTACACCCGGGTGCACATGTTGGGGCAGGCGCTGATGTAGGAATTAAACGTATTATCGAGGGGCTAAATGAGGTATTAACAAATAACAATGATGTACGTATTGCTCTAGAAACAATGGCTGGTAAAGGATCAGAAATTGGACGAACATTTGAAGAGCTTGCACAAATTATTGATGGTGTTCATCATAATGAACGTTTATCTATTTGTTTAGACACATGTCATATTCACGATGCAGGTTACAATATCGTAGAAGATTTTGATGGCGTACTCAATACATTTGATAAAATTATTGGGGTTGAACGTATTAAAGTCGTACACGTTAATGATAGTAAAAATCCATTAGGCGCACGTAAGGATCGCCATGAAAACATTGGCTTTGGCCACATTGGGTTTGACACATTAAGTTACATTGTACATCATGAACAGTTTAAAGATATACCTAAAATTTTAGAAACACCGTATGTAGGTGAGGATAAGAAAAATAAAAAGCCGCCTTATCAATTTGAAATTGAAGCGCTGCGTAACAACCAATTCGATCCGAATATGAAAAATCACATCTTAACTGTTTAA
- a CDS encoding 4-hydroxy-3-methylbut-2-enyl diphosphate reductase, which yields MEIIKITPRGYCYGVVDAMVIARNASLDPNLPRPIYILGMIVHNKHVTDAFETDGIITLDGPNRLEILEKIDKGTVIFTAHGVSPEVKRRAREKGLTCIDATCPDVENTHELIREKKSEGYHIIYIGKKGHPEPEGAVGVAPDVVHLVETKDDVESLPETLSQHPLIVTNQTTMSQWDVMHLMDDLKDKYPHIEQHKEICQATQVRQEAVADQAGAADLLIVVGDPKSNNSNRLAQVSKDIAHTRSYRIADISQLDLTWLDGVETVAVTAGASTPTPIVKEVINFFKNYDPMNPETHVTQSSVPVDKILPKIKKAKPVKIME from the coding sequence ATGGAAATAATTAAAATTACACCTAGGGGTTACTGTTATGGCGTTGTAGATGCAATGGTTATCGCTCGGAACGCTTCATTAGATCCTAATTTACCAAGACCTATATATATATTAGGTATGATTGTGCATAACAAACACGTCACAGATGCTTTTGAGACAGATGGTATTATCACTTTAGACGGGCCTAATCGTCTTGAAATATTAGAGAAGATAGATAAAGGGACTGTTATTTTTACAGCACATGGTGTCTCACCAGAAGTCAAAAGACGTGCTAGAGAAAAAGGTTTAACTTGTATTGATGCAACATGCCCTGATGTTGAAAATACTCACGAACTAATCAGAGAAAAGAAATCTGAAGGATACCATATCATTTATATAGGTAAAAAAGGGCATCCTGAGCCAGAAGGTGCTGTAGGTGTTGCACCCGATGTTGTTCACCTAGTTGAAACTAAAGATGACGTTGAATCATTACCAGAAACATTAAGTCAACATCCACTTATTGTAACGAATCAAACAACGATGTCCCAATGGGATGTTATGCACTTGATGGATGATTTAAAAGATAAATATCCGCATATCGAACAGCATAAAGAAATTTGTCAAGCGACTCAAGTTCGTCAAGAGGCAGTAGCCGATCAAGCTGGTGCCGCAGATTTACTCATTGTAGTAGGAGATCCTAAAAGTAATAATTCTAATAGATTAGCACAAGTATCAAAAGATATTGCGCATACACGTTCATATCGTATTGCTGATATCTCGCAATTAGATTTAACGTGGCTAGATGGTGTAGAAACAGTAGCTGTTACTGCTGGTGCATCAACTCCAACACCAATTGTCAAAGAAGTTATCAATTTCTTTAAAAATTACGACCCAATGAATCCTGAGACACATGTAACACAATCTAGTGTTCCTGTTGACAAGATATTGCCTAAAATAAAAAAAGCAAAACCTGTTAAAATCATGGAATAA
- a CDS encoding metal ABC transporter ATP-binding protein gives MAQPIFELKNIDFFYDHKKVLENINIQIKKGEFLAIVGPNGAGKSTLLKLMLGLLQIQSGEILVEGESYRKKANSDKISYVSQKASSATLGFPATVKEVVLSGLTRKKRILRWFNRADDMKVDQVLERLNIKNLKYKNISSLSGGQQQRVLIARALVSNPSVLILDEPTNGIDAKHIEEFYTTLAHLKNEGVTIILVTHDIGVVADTATEVACLNKHLHFHGTTSEFKSLDEVEISKIYGHPVKFVDHKHDRDCCI, from the coding sequence ATGGCACAACCTATTTTCGAATTAAAAAATATTGATTTTTTCTACGATCACAAAAAAGTGCTTGAGAACATTAATATACAGATTAAAAAGGGCGAATTTTTAGCAATAGTGGGTCCAAACGGCGCTGGTAAATCCACTCTACTTAAATTAATGTTAGGTCTGTTGCAAATTCAATCCGGTGAAATATTAGTGGAAGGCGAATCATACCGTAAAAAAGCCAACTCAGATAAAATCAGTTACGTATCCCAAAAAGCTTCATCTGCTACTCTAGGCTTTCCAGCAACAGTTAAAGAAGTTGTTTTAAGCGGTTTAACGCGAAAAAAAAGAATACTTAGATGGTTTAATCGTGCAGACGATATGAAAGTCGATCAAGTTCTAGAGCGCTTAAATATCAAAAATCTTAAGTATAAAAATATATCCTCATTATCAGGAGGTCAGCAGCAGCGTGTTTTAATTGCCAGAGCGCTCGTTTCTAATCCGTCAGTTCTTATTTTGGACGAACCTACAAACGGGATTGACGCAAAGCATATTGAAGAATTTTATACTACATTAGCACACCTCAAAAATGAAGGCGTAACAATTATTCTTGTTACACATGATATTGGCGTTGTAGCTGATACCGCTACTGAAGTGGCATGTTTAAATAAACACCTCCATTTCCATGGTACAACTTCTGAATTTAAATCACTTGATGAAGTGGAAATTTCAAAAATTTATGGTCACCCAGTCAAATTTGTTGACCATAAGCATGATAGGGATTGTTGCATATGA
- a CDS encoding Fur family transcriptional regulator, with product MKTVEAIKILKDNGHKYTDKRKDMIDIFISEDKYINAKSVQKKMNTHYPGISFDTIYRNLHLFKTLGIIEGTEMDGEMKFRAACTAHHHHHFICKSCGDTKVIEMCPMPEIKKHLPNVDIETHKLEVYGICENCK from the coding sequence ATGAAAACAGTAGAAGCCATTAAAATTTTAAAAGACAACGGGCATAAATACACTGATAAACGTAAAGATATGATTGATATATTTATAAGCGAAGATAAATATATTAATGCTAAATCCGTCCAAAAAAAAATGAACACTCATTATCCAGGCATCTCTTTTGATACTATTTATCGTAATTTACATTTATTTAAGACACTTGGTATTATTGAAGGCACTGAAATGGATGGAGAAATGAAATTTAGAGCAGCATGTACCGCACATCATCACCATCATTTTATCTGCAAATCATGTGGAGATACTAAAGTGATTGAAATGTGCCCGATGCCAGAAATCAAAAAACATTTACCAAACGTTGATATCGAAACACATAAACTAGAAGTATACGGTATCTGTGAAAATTGTAAGTAA
- the rpoD gene encoding RNA polymerase sigma factor RpoD → MSDNQVKVIKKETIDPTLTLEDVKKQLIEKGKKEGHLSHEEVADKLQNFDMDSDQMDEFFDMINDNDIQLVNEKDSSDTDDKLNPNDLSAPPGVKINDPVRMYLKEIGRVDLLSAQEEIELAKRIEQGDEIAKSRLAEANLRLVVSIAKRYVGRGMLFLDLIQEGNMGLIKAVEKFDFSKGFKFSTYATWWIRQAITRAIADQARTIRIPVHMVETINKLIRVQRQLLQDLGRDPAPEEIGEEMDLPPEKVREILKIAQEPVSLETPIGEEDDSHLGDFIEDQEAQSPSDHAAYELLKEQLEDVLDTLTDREENVLRLRFGLDDGRTRTLEEVGKVFGVTRERIRQIEAKALRKLRHPSRSKRLKDFMD, encoded by the coding sequence ATGTCAGATAACCAGGTAAAAGTAATCAAAAAAGAAACCATCGATCCGACACTTACATTAGAAGATGTAAAAAAACAACTTATTGAAAAAGGTAAAAAGGAAGGTCATCTTAGTCATGAAGAGGTAGCGGATAAGTTACAAAACTTTGATATGGATTCAGATCAGATGGATGAATTTTTCGACATGATTAATGATAATGATATTCAACTTGTTAATGAAAAAGATAGTTCAGATACTGATGATAAATTAAATCCAAATGATTTAAGTGCCCCTCCAGGCGTTAAAATTAATGATCCGGTTAGAATGTATTTAAAAGAGATAGGGCGTGTAGATTTATTAAGTGCTCAAGAAGAAATCGAGCTAGCTAAGCGTATTGAACAAGGGGATGAAATTGCTAAATCTCGTCTAGCTGAAGCTAACTTACGCCTTGTCGTGAGTATTGCTAAAAGATACGTAGGTCGTGGCATGCTATTTTTAGATTTAATCCAAGAAGGTAATATGGGATTAATCAAAGCTGTTGAAAAATTTGATTTCAGTAAAGGATTTAAATTTTCAACTTATGCCACTTGGTGGATACGACAAGCCATTACGCGTGCAATCGCCGACCAAGCACGTACAATACGTATTCCTGTGCATATGGTTGAAACAATCAACAAATTAATTCGTGTGCAACGACAATTATTACAAGATTTAGGACGAGATCCTGCTCCAGAAGAAATTGGTGAAGAAATGGATTTACCACCAGAAAAAGTGCGTGAAATTCTAAAGATTGCTCAAGAACCCGTGTCTTTAGAGACACCAATAGGCGAAGAAGATGATAGTCATCTTGGTGATTTTATTGAAGATCAAGAAGCACAAAGCCCTTCTGATCACGCAGCATATGAATTGCTAAAAGAACAACTTGAAGATGTACTCGATACATTGACAGACCGCGAAGAAAATGTATTACGTCTTCGATTCGGTTTGGATGATGGCCGTACGCGTACCCTTGAAGAAGTCGGTAAAGTTTTTGGCGTAACACGTGAACGAATTCGTCAAATCGAAGCAAAAGCATTACGTAAATTACGACATCCAAGTAGAAGTAAGCGCCTAAAAGATTTTATGGATTAA
- a CDS encoding tRNA (adenine(22)-N(1))-methyltransferase, whose translation MMPINKRLKKVSEFVKGDILADIGSDHAYLPMYCLQNGKIQKAIAGEIIKGPYDAAVKNVELYGYQNDIDVRLGNGLTILNKHDLIDTVTICGMGGPLITKILNEGFSYLIQKPRFVLQSNIQSEPIRRFLQEHNYQIIEEVLIKDRHHIYEIIIAEPGQMKLSNKAFRFGPFLLKNKNSLFYEKWEREYEALDNILQNLDPKLHHNRYSEIQYKQEEIKEVLS comes from the coding sequence ATGATGCCCATCAATAAACGTCTTAAAAAAGTAAGTGAATTTGTCAAAGGAGATATTTTAGCAGATATTGGCTCTGATCACGCATATTTACCAATGTATTGTCTTCAAAATGGTAAAATACAAAAAGCGATTGCTGGAGAAATTATAAAAGGCCCTTATGATGCTGCAGTCAAAAATGTTGAACTATATGGTTATCAAAATGACATAGATGTTAGACTAGGTAACGGACTTACAATCTTAAATAAACACGATTTGATTGATACTGTAACAATTTGCGGCATGGGAGGGCCATTGATTACTAAGATATTAAATGAAGGATTTTCCTATTTGATACAAAAGCCACGTTTTGTTTTACAATCAAACATTCAATCTGAACCGATAAGACGTTTTCTTCAAGAACATAATTATCAAATTATTGAAGAAGTATTAATTAAGGATCGACATCATATATATGAAATTATAATAGCAGAACCAGGTCAAATGAAACTTTCCAATAAAGCATTTCGTTTTGGTCCATTTTTACTTAAAAATAAAAATAGCTTGTTTTACGAAAAATGGGAACGTGAATATGAAGCGCTAGATAATATATTACAAAATTTAGATCCAAAGCTGCATCACAATCGATATAGTGAAATACAATATAAGCAAGAAGAAATCAAAGAGGTGTTATCATAA
- the dnaG gene encoding DNA primase, protein MSIPQNVINEIKSKTDILDVVGEYVKLEKRGRNYIGLCPFHDEKTPSFTVSEDKQICHCFGCKKGGNVFQFIQEIENVSFTEAVKSLGERINIKIETASQQSEHHIASDDLAMIQMHEMLLDYYHYMLKKTVEGEAALNYLYERGFTDEMIDDRKIGYAPNTSHFATDFIQKKGYDVHLGYEAGLLSRNEVDFNYYDRFRDRIIFPLSNAQGRVVGFSGRTYTNQEPKYLNSPETPIFQKRKLLYNLNKARKSIRQQDEVIILEGFMDVIKVSSAGIQNVVASMGTQISDSHITFLKKMCGNITLMFDGDFAGIEATLKIGQNLIEHHFDVFVVQMPSKMDPDEYIEKYGPEQFKNFANREKKAFVTFKLKQHQNDILNNDLEYEKNYKTFITDASKIKSNILRNKVIQDASEVFKMSVDSLNKEIDRVSPKSSSHSKPISVQNSLNIVTNKYEKAECALLKHFINDKELFYSYYENIEAIDFTNAQFKSIFNILRDFYSEHEKFEVSEFMSYINQSELKEVLFYLIDYPLNREPFENEIIDYINIMTEHRYSESIESLHNKLREATRIGDIESQKYFLEQIVNKKRAKLKSQD, encoded by the coding sequence ATGAGTATTCCACAAAATGTAATCAATGAAATTAAATCAAAAACCGATATTTTAGATGTAGTAGGTGAATACGTTAAATTGGAAAAAAGGGGACGCAATTACATCGGTTTGTGTCCTTTTCATGATGAAAAAACGCCGTCGTTTACAGTGTCCGAAGATAAACAAATATGCCATTGCTTTGGATGTAAAAAAGGGGGCAACGTCTTCCAATTTATTCAAGAAATTGAAAATGTTTCCTTTACTGAAGCAGTTAAGTCATTAGGTGAACGCATCAATATTAAAATAGAAACGGCATCACAACAATCTGAACATCATATTGCTTCGGATGATTTAGCTATGATTCAAATGCATGAAATGCTGTTGGATTATTACCATTATATGTTGAAAAAAACGGTTGAAGGAGAAGCAGCATTAAACTATCTTTATGAGCGTGGATTTACTGACGAAATGATTGATGATAGAAAAATAGGTTATGCTCCTAATACATCACACTTTGCGACAGATTTTATTCAGAAAAAAGGTTATGATGTTCATTTGGGATATGAAGCAGGATTATTGTCTCGAAATGAAGTTGATTTTAATTATTATGACCGCTTTAGAGACCGTATTATTTTTCCACTTTCTAACGCTCAAGGAAGAGTTGTAGGTTTTTCTGGAAGGACATATACAAATCAAGAGCCTAAATATTTAAATAGCCCAGAAACACCTATTTTCCAGAAAAGAAAGCTTTTATACAATTTGAATAAAGCGCGTAAATCCATACGCCAACAAGACGAAGTGATTATACTGGAAGGATTTATGGACGTTATTAAAGTTTCCAGCGCTGGAATTCAAAATGTCGTTGCGAGTATGGGAACACAAATATCGGACTCACATATCACGTTTCTAAAAAAAATGTGTGGTAATATCACATTAATGTTTGATGGTGATTTTGCAGGTATAGAAGCAACATTAAAAATAGGTCAAAATTTAATAGAACATCATTTTGATGTCTTTGTGGTGCAAATGCCTTCTAAGATGGATCCCGATGAATACATTGAAAAGTATGGTCCAGAGCAATTTAAAAATTTTGCAAACCGAGAGAAAAAAGCATTTGTCACTTTTAAATTGAAGCAACATCAAAATGACATACTTAATAATGATTTAGAATATGAGAAAAACTATAAAACATTTATTACGGATGCATCAAAAATAAAGTCTAATATCCTTAGAAATAAGGTCATACAAGATGCCTCTGAAGTGTTTAAAATGAGTGTAGATAGTCTAAATAAAGAAATAGATAGGGTAAGTCCCAAATCTAGTAGTCATTCTAAACCTATTTCAGTTCAAAATAGCTTGAATATAGTGACGAATAAATATGAAAAAGCAGAGTGTGCACTTTTAAAACACTTTATTAATGATAAAGAGCTATTTTATAGTTATTATGAAAATATCGAAGCAATAGACTTTACAAATGCACAATTTAAAAGTATATTTAATATTTTACGGGACTTTTATTCCGAACACGAGAAATTTGAAGTTAGTGAATTTATGTCTTATATTAATCAGAGCGAATTAAAAGAAGTGTTATTCTATTTAATAGATTATCCACTTAATCGAGAACCCTTTGAAAATGAAATAATTGATTATATTAATATTATGACAGAACATCGCTATTCAGAGTCAATTGAATCTCTTCATAACAAGTTAAGAGAAGCGACTCGGATTGGAGACATCGAATCTCAAAAATACTTTTTAGAACAAATAGTAAATAAAAAAAGAGCAAAATTAAAGAGTCAAGATTAA
- a CDS encoding DEAD/DEAH box helicase translates to MANHPFEQFRFDDEIIKAISSLKFNKPTDIQQRVIPKIMKRMNIIGQSQTGTGKSHAFLLPLFQQLDANIEEPQAIIVAPTRELATQLFHAALQLSEFKSNIKVSLFIGGNDFDKDLQKTTHQPQLIIGTPTRINDLAKKGALHVHLAHYLVIDEADLMIDLGLIEEVDQIASKLDKNANMAVFSATIPKSLYPFLNKYLEQPEFIKIDHTSMNKSSIEFYLIPTKGADKIDKTVKLLNILNPYLGIIFCNSRDSANELSEQLLQHGIQFGMIHGGLSPRERKQQMKRIRNLEYQYVIASDLASRGIDIEGVSHVINFDVPKDINFFTHRVGRTGRGNYKGIAITLYTPDEESLIHQIEQKGYIFSTVDIKDDELKPIKAHNTRRLRQKQDDHITQKVKHKVKKNTQKKVKPGYKKKYKQELENLKRQEKRQHSRRKNRLNRKGKG, encoded by the coding sequence ATGGCAAACCATCCATTTGAACAATTTCGCTTTGATGACGAAATAATTAAAGCAATTTCTTCATTAAAATTTAACAAACCAACAGATATTCAACAACGTGTCATTCCAAAAATTATGAAACGAATGAATATCATTGGTCAATCACAAACAGGTACTGGAAAATCTCATGCATTTTTGTTGCCACTTTTCCAACAACTTGATGCTAATATAGAAGAACCTCAAGCGATTATAGTAGCACCAACAAGAGAATTAGCAACGCAACTATTTCATGCGGCTTTACAATTAAGTGAGTTTAAATCAAACATCAAAGTAAGTCTATTCATAGGCGGCAATGATTTTGATAAAGATTTACAAAAAACAACTCATCAACCTCAATTGATTATTGGGACACCAACGCGAATCAATGACTTAGCCAAGAAAGGTGCACTACATGTTCATTTAGCACATTATTTAGTCATTGACGAAGCTGATTTAATGATTGACTTAGGCCTAATTGAAGAAGTTGATCAAATTGCATCTAAATTAGACAAAAACGCAAATATGGCAGTATTTAGTGCAACTATACCTAAATCACTCTATCCGTTTTTAAATAAATATTTAGAACAACCTGAATTTATTAAAATTGATCATACTTCAATGAATAAAAGTAGTATTGAATTTTATCTCATCCCAACAAAAGGCGCGGATAAAATTGATAAAACAGTTAAACTCTTGAACATACTTAATCCTTATTTAGGTATTATTTTCTGCAATAGTCGTGACAGTGCAAATGAACTTTCAGAGCAGCTTTTACAACACGGGATTCAGTTCGGAATGATACACGGTGGATTATCACCACGAGAAAGAAAGCAACAAATGAAACGTATCCGAAACTTAGAATACCAATATGTCATAGCAAGTGATCTTGCTTCACGTGGTATCGACATTGAAGGGGTAAGCCATGTTATTAATTTTGATGTACCTAAAGATATTAACTTCTTTACGCATCGTGTTGGACGAACAGGACGAGGTAATTACAAGGGGATTGCTATCACGTTATATACACCAGATGAAGAAAGTTTAATTCATCAAATAGAACAAAAAGGATATATCTTTAGCACTGTAGATATTAAAGACGATGAGTTAAAACCCATCAAAGCTCACAATACGAGACGCTTACGTCAAAAGCAAGATGACCATATTACTCAAAAAGTAAAACATAAAGTTAAAAAAAATACACAGAAAAAAGTAAAACCAGGATATAAAAAGAAATATAAACAAGAGCTTGAGAATTTAAAAAGACAAGAAAAAAGACAACACAGTCGTAGAAAAAATAGACTTAACCGAAAAGGGAAAGGATGA